One Argonema galeatum A003/A1 genomic region harbors:
- a CDS encoding glycosyltransferase family 4 protein → MKILLLHNLYQIPGGEDVVVQAEKALLEANGHDVALLEADNDAIANRFSQVITAANAIYSPSAKQRVRIEIAKFKPDIVHIHNFFPLLSPSVYDACQEAGVPVIQTLHNYRLLCPNAFLFRDGHACEDCLGKFVPWPGVVHACYRGSRVGSGVVAAMLTMHRAKGTWNEKVNLYIALTEFAREKFIEGGLLVHKLFVKPNFVPDPGVGHGRGDYALFVGRLSPEKGLDTLLAAWERHSPPIPLKIVGDGPSALQLQAAAQKIKGVEWMGRQSKEQVQALMKDALLLVVPSVWYEGCLMVILEAYAVGLPVIASNIGSITCMVAQGRTGLLFRPGDPEDLAAKLEWALAHPTALASMRLNARAEFEAKYTETQNYQQLMQIYDLARRIR, encoded by the coding sequence GTGAAAATACTGCTACTGCATAACCTTTATCAAATCCCCGGCGGCGAGGATGTAGTCGTGCAGGCAGAAAAAGCCTTGCTGGAAGCCAACGGTCATGATGTCGCCTTGCTAGAAGCCGACAACGATGCGATCGCAAATCGCTTTAGCCAAGTCATTACCGCCGCCAACGCCATCTACTCCCCTAGCGCAAAACAACGGGTGCGGATAGAAATAGCCAAGTTTAAGCCAGATATCGTACACATACACAATTTTTTCCCCCTGCTGTCTCCCTCAGTTTACGATGCTTGCCAGGAAGCTGGCGTGCCAGTGATTCAAACCCTGCACAACTACCGCCTACTTTGCCCCAACGCCTTCTTGTTTCGCGACGGGCACGCTTGCGAAGACTGTTTGGGGAAGTTTGTCCCTTGGCCCGGAGTAGTTCACGCCTGCTACCGGGGAAGCCGGGTAGGTTCTGGTGTGGTGGCGGCAATGCTAACCATGCACCGTGCCAAGGGAACCTGGAACGAAAAAGTAAACCTGTACATCGCTTTGACTGAGTTTGCCCGCGAAAAGTTTATCGAGGGAGGTTTGCTCGTCCACAAACTCTTCGTTAAGCCTAACTTCGTTCCCGACCCAGGTGTCGGTCATGGACGCGGGGACTACGCCCTCTTTGTCGGGCGTCTTTCCCCAGAAAAAGGTTTGGACACCCTGCTTGCTGCGTGGGAACGTCATTCACCGCCAATTCCCCTGAAAATAGTGGGGGACGGCCCCTCAGCCCTGCAACTGCAAGCTGCTGCACAAAAAATCAAGGGAGTCGAATGGATGGGGAGGCAGTCCAAGGAGCAAGTGCAGGCTTTAATGAAAGATGCCCTGCTACTTGTGGTTCCCTCTGTATGGTACGAAGGCTGCCTGATGGTCATCCTGGAAGCTTACGCCGTTGGTTTACCAGTAATTGCTAGCAACATAGGCAGCATAACCTGCATGGTTGCACAGGGTCGTACCGGCCTGCTTTTTCGTCCAGGCGACCCAGAAGACCTAGCAGCTAAACTTGAGTGGGCATTAGCACACCCAACCGCTTTAGCAAGTATGCGCCTCAATGCGCGTGCCGAGTTTGAAGCCAAATACACAGAAACGCAAAACTATCAGCAATTAATGCAAATTTACGATTTAGCTCGCCGCATTAGATAA
- a CDS encoding glycosyltransferase family 2 protein: MKTPVAFLVFNRPDTTEKVFERIREAKPPKLLVVADGPRADKEGEAEKCALVRAVIDRVDWDCEVFKNYSNTNMGCKRRISSGLDWVFNTVEEAIILEDDCLPHPTFFRFCEELLEYYRHDTRVTHIGGNNFGISGSNNNESYYFSRLTHIWGWASWRRAWQYYDVNISFWQELKKGNGVVQMLSCQKEYEVRSKIWDKVYAGEIDTWDYQWVLSSLCQGGYAILPNKNLISNIGFGQASTHTSDANNPFANMKTYELEFPLVHPKFFLIDREADQMYFKIKYEKGLVERAINKVNKVLGKLQVSSQ; the protein is encoded by the coding sequence ATGAAAACTCCTGTTGCTTTCTTAGTTTTTAACAGACCGGATACCACGGAAAAGGTATTTGAGCGCATTCGAGAAGCAAAACCACCCAAGCTGTTAGTAGTTGCTGATGGGCCTCGTGCAGACAAAGAAGGTGAAGCAGAAAAATGCGCTCTCGTCCGCGCCGTTATCGATCGAGTTGATTGGGACTGCGAAGTTTTCAAGAATTATTCCAATACTAATATGGGTTGTAAACGGCGTATTTCCAGTGGTTTAGATTGGGTTTTCAACACCGTTGAAGAAGCAATTATTCTTGAGGACGATTGCTTGCCACATCCTACGTTTTTTCGGTTTTGCGAAGAACTCCTAGAATACTACCGACACGATACGAGAGTTACCCATATCGGTGGCAATAATTTCGGTATATCAGGAAGCAACAATAATGAGAGCTATTATTTTTCCAGGCTTACCCATATTTGGGGTTGGGCTAGTTGGCGCAGAGCTTGGCAATACTATGATGTTAACATCAGCTTTTGGCAGGAACTGAAAAAAGGAAACGGAGTGGTACAAATGCTCAGTTGTCAGAAGGAATATGAAGTAAGAAGTAAAATCTGGGACAAAGTTTATGCTGGTGAGATTGATACCTGGGATTACCAGTGGGTACTCTCTAGTTTATGTCAGGGTGGATACGCGATATTACCTAATAAAAATTTAATTTCTAACATAGGTTTTGGACAAGCCTCCACTCACACATCCGATGCGAACAACCCCTTCGCTAATATGAAAACTTATGAATTAGAATTTCCTCTAGTACATCCAAAATTTTTCTTAATAGATCGGGAGGCAGATCAAATGTATTTTAAAATCAAGTATGAAAAGGGATTAGTGGAAAGAGCGATCAATAAAGTAAATAAAGTTTTAGGTAAATTACAGGTTAGTTCGCAATGA
- a CDS encoding glycosyl hydrolase, with product MRPKRWLILFLFFSLGILVARGGISVGQRANLDPPSDLIPASFFGIHIHDDPATIPWSNVPFATWRLWDAYVAWPNLEPQKGEWRFERLDKYLALAQKNKVEILLPLSLSPTWASARPQERSPYFPGAAAEPKQIEDWRNYVRTVATRYKGKIRYYQLWNEPNYKTFYTGTVEQMVTLSREAYQILKQVDPSITVVSPSATTYQDEDTSWVEEYFAKGGGNYADAIAYHFYVKKGQKPEKIIPLITTVKEIMAKYGLSHKPLWNTEAGWDRKMLSSDREQAAYLVRAYILNWTAGVSRFYYYGLHMTPPNLRTLTPAAIAYANVQKWLIGNRMTSCTENQNTWTCHLTRDGGYSAWIVWNPEHQLRFQIPDTWRVKQIQDLTGTKRKLPADRTVEIALEPLLFEK from the coding sequence ATGCGCCCTAAACGCTGGCTAATTCTTTTCCTATTTTTCTCACTAGGCATTCTTGTAGCCCGCGGGGGAATTTCTGTTGGGCAGAGAGCCAATCTCGATCCCCCTTCTGACCTTATTCCAGCCAGTTTTTTTGGCATTCACATCCATGACGACCCCGCCACAATTCCTTGGTCTAACGTGCCTTTTGCAACCTGGCGTTTGTGGGATGCCTATGTAGCTTGGCCTAATTTAGAGCCACAAAAAGGTGAATGGCGTTTTGAAAGATTGGACAAATACTTGGCGCTAGCCCAGAAAAACAAGGTAGAGATTCTCCTACCGCTAAGTCTTTCGCCTACGTGGGCTTCGGCGCGACCTCAAGAGCGATCGCCTTATTTTCCAGGTGCCGCTGCCGAACCCAAGCAAATAGAAGACTGGCGCAACTATGTACGTACCGTGGCAACCCGTTATAAGGGTAAAATACGATACTACCAGCTTTGGAACGAACCCAATTACAAAACCTTTTATACTGGTACGGTAGAACAGATGGTAACTCTATCACGGGAAGCTTACCAAATTCTCAAACAGGTAGATCCTTCCATCACAGTTGTTTCTCCATCTGCCACAACTTATCAAGACGAGGATACATCTTGGGTGGAAGAATACTTTGCTAAGGGCGGTGGAAATTACGCCGATGCGATCGCCTATCACTTTTATGTAAAAAAAGGCCAAAAACCGGAGAAAATTATACCATTAATTACCACAGTTAAAGAGATTATGGCAAAGTATGGACTCAGCCACAAACCTCTTTGGAATACAGAAGCAGGTTGGGACAGGAAGATGCTCTCTTCCGATCGCGAACAAGCTGCTTATCTCGTCCGCGCCTATATTCTGAATTGGACAGCTGGGGTGTCTCGTTTTTACTACTACGGTTTGCATATGACCCCGCCGAATCTGAGAACACTGACACCAGCTGCGATCGCTTATGCTAACGTGCAAAAATGGTTGATAGGAAACCGGATGACCAGCTGTACTGAGAACCAGAACACCTGGACTTGCCATCTCACCCGTGATGGTGGCTATAGTGCTTGGATTGTGTGGAACCCAGAACACCAGTTGCGCTTCCAGATCCCCGATACTTGGAGAGTGAAACAGATACAGGACTTGACCGGAACCAAGCGCAAGTTGCCAGCCGACAGAACTGTCGAAATTGCTCTTGAACCCTTATTATTCGAGAAGTAA
- a CDS encoding glycosyltransferase family 2 protein, which yields MALISKVFRKISNLLYIKRNLESKRKVDLIRKDRKEFTYHENPNITLIIQFFNKRQNITQIMESVRRTSAEEIIIIDDGSADGSYEDWLKYLTRPNDFLLRCNDIFEIRTYDRAINMARGEYICLLQDDDIPPPNNTWIEEAIKLFETFPNLLILGGRQGLELLTPDPIELNGDPKYQKIGNLAGSPGIAKYRVYDRPLYTEPKSGIPFMFTMVVNRAPTILRREAFLKIGGINQEYAPFQCDDVDACLRAWLAGYQVGLYTCPFSRDVGRGGMRVFNSEKVPAQATKNWQKIYATYSLNIADGSLENLVQNANKYFTA from the coding sequence ATGGCATTAATATCCAAGGTATTTCGGAAAATATCAAATCTACTTTATATAAAAAGAAATCTAGAATCAAAAAGAAAAGTAGATCTAATTAGAAAAGATAGAAAGGAATTTACATATCATGAAAATCCTAATATTACACTAATTATACAGTTTTTCAACAAGCGACAAAATATCACTCAAATAATGGAAAGTGTCCGCCGAACTTCGGCAGAAGAAATCATTATCATTGATGATGGTTCTGCGGATGGTTCCTACGAAGATTGGCTTAAATACCTAACCAGGCCAAATGACTTTCTGCTTCGGTGTAATGATATTTTTGAAATCAGAACTTATGATAGAGCCATAAATATGGCAAGAGGAGAGTATATTTGTTTACTGCAAGATGATGATATTCCTCCACCAAATAACACCTGGATAGAGGAGGCTATAAAATTATTTGAAACTTTTCCTAATTTGCTGATTTTAGGCGGAAGACAAGGGTTAGAACTGCTTACGCCCGATCCAATCGAGCTGAATGGCGATCCCAAATATCAAAAAATAGGAAATTTAGCTGGTTCTCCAGGAATTGCTAAGTATCGCGTTTACGATCGTCCTCTCTACACAGAACCTAAATCGGGAATTCCCTTCATGTTTACAATGGTGGTAAATCGCGCTCCCACCATTCTCAGGAGAGAAGCTTTTCTCAAGATAGGCGGCATCAATCAAGAATATGCCCCCTTTCAATGCGATGATGTCGATGCTTGTCTGAGAGCATGGTTAGCAGGGTATCAAGTTGGTTTATATACCTGTCCCTTTTCTAGAGATGTTGGTAGAGGTGGCATGAGAGTCTTTAACAGCGAAAAAGTTCCAGCCCAAGCAACTAAAAACTGGCAGAAAATTTATGCTACTTACTCTCTAAATATTGCTGATGGCTCGCTAGAAAATCTCGTACAAAATGCGAATAAGTACTTTACTGCGTAA
- a CDS encoding glycosyltransferase family 4 protein, producing the protein MKVLHLTSSRLDSGAGRGAYSLHKALQSVGVESNMLVAIKTNDDSSVYSTASKIEKLIPNIRGYIESLPLYAYPQRQRYVFSPSWLPTNMERKMQKFNPDLVNLHWVCRGFLNPSNLPKFNKPIIWTLRDMWAFTGGCHYTEGCQNYLSSCGNCPYLNSGKENDLSRNVWKRKLKHWENLNITIVALSHWLADCAKQSSLFKNKRVEVIHNALDAAKFKPLPKKFVRKILGLPQDKKIILYGAIEALTDKRKGFQYLEIALQQLAQNGYNENAEVVIFGSSKPENAPDLGMPITYMGRLHDDISLALVYAAADVSIVPSIQEAFGKTAMESLACGTPVVSFDSTGLKDIVEHEKNGYRATCFSADDLAKGIAWVLQDEQRWQVLSHRAREKVEQEFTLDIQARSYLQLYQEALQSYTLRSG; encoded by the coding sequence ATGAAAGTTTTACATCTCACCAGTTCTCGTCTAGACAGCGGCGCAGGTCGTGGCGCGTATTCCCTCCATAAAGCTTTACAATCAGTTGGTGTTGAATCAAATATGCTAGTCGCCATCAAAACAAATGACGACTCTAGCGTTTATAGTACAGCTAGCAAAATCGAAAAACTAATTCCTAACATCCGAGGGTATATAGAGTCACTACCTCTCTATGCTTATCCTCAAAGACAGCGTTACGTTTTTTCTCCCTCATGGTTACCTACTAATATGGAGCGAAAAATGCAAAAATTTAATCCCGATTTAGTAAATTTGCACTGGGTTTGTCGGGGCTTTTTAAACCCTAGCAATCTGCCAAAATTTAATAAACCAATTATTTGGACACTTCGGGATATGTGGGCATTTACTGGTGGATGTCACTATACAGAAGGTTGTCAAAATTATCTGTCTTCCTGCGGGAATTGTCCTTACTTGAACTCCGGCAAAGAGAACGATCTGAGCCGTAATGTTTGGAAAAGAAAGCTGAAACACTGGGAAAACTTAAATATAACTATTGTGGCTCTTAGTCATTGGTTGGCAGATTGCGCTAAACAAAGTAGCTTATTTAAGAATAAAAGAGTGGAAGTTATTCATAACGCTCTAGATGCAGCCAAATTTAAACCACTGCCTAAAAAATTTGTGAGAAAAATTTTAGGCTTGCCTCAAGACAAAAAAATAATTTTGTATGGTGCGATCGAAGCGCTTACTGATAAAAGAAAGGGATTTCAATATTTAGAAATAGCTCTACAACAACTAGCACAAAATGGTTATAATGAAAATGCAGAAGTAGTAATTTTTGGCTCGTCTAAACCGGAAAATGCCCCTGATTTAGGAATGCCAATAACCTATATGGGTAGGTTACACGATGATATATCCCTTGCCTTAGTTTATGCAGCGGCAGATGTCAGTATTGTACCTTCAATTCAGGAAGCATTTGGTAAAACAGCGATGGAATCTTTAGCCTGTGGAACACCTGTTGTTTCCTTTGATTCCACAGGCTTAAAAGATATCGTTGAACATGAAAAAAATGGTTATCGCGCCACCTGTTTTAGTGCTGATGATTTAGCAAAGGGAATAGCCTGGGTATTGCAAGATGAACAACGTTGGCAAGTTCTGTCGCATCGTGCTAGAGAGAAAGTAGAGCAAGAATTCACGCTTGATATTCAAGCGCGTTCTTACTTACAATTGTATCAAGAAGCTTTGCAGAGTTATACTCTGAGATCTGGATAA
- a CDS encoding WecB/TagA/CpsF family glycosyltransferase, whose product MNLPTLPKPPSKTSVLGIGVSRTNYKECTEFIIESARLHQACTVAPTPVHGIMTGYLDPLGHGYRLNKFTMVTPDGQPVRWAINLLRNKNEKELRDRVYGPTLMLHLCERAAAENISIFIYGSTPLVLENLQVNLKTKFPNLMIAGAISPPFRALTQKEEAAYNTQIRESGARIVFVGLGCPRQEAWAFEHSHQLNIPIVCVGAAFDFHAGNIPQAPPWMQRFGLEWFFRLTQEPIRLWQRYLLLNPLYLILLFLQLSKLLPVKAPTD is encoded by the coding sequence ATGAACCTGCCAACTTTACCCAAACCTCCAAGCAAAACAAGTGTCTTAGGAATTGGAGTTAGTCGGACTAACTATAAAGAATGCACTGAATTTATTATTGAAAGCGCACGACTGCATCAAGCTTGCACCGTTGCACCGACCCCCGTTCACGGAATTATGACCGGCTATCTTGACCCTTTGGGTCATGGATATCGTCTCAACAAATTTACTATGGTCACCCCTGATGGCCAACCTGTGCGCTGGGCGATAAACCTACTGCGTAATAAAAACGAAAAAGAACTGCGCGATCGCGTTTACGGCCCAACCCTAATGTTGCATCTCTGCGAACGAGCCGCTGCTGAAAATATTAGTATTTTTATCTACGGATCTACTCCACTTGTTCTCGAAAATTTGCAAGTTAATTTGAAAACAAAATTCCCCAACTTGATGATTGCTGGCGCAATTTCTCCTCCCTTTCGAGCTTTAACCCAGAAAGAAGAGGCCGCTTACAATACACAAATTCGCGAATCTGGTGCCCGTATTGTTTTTGTCGGATTGGGCTGCCCGCGCCAAGAAGCTTGGGCATTTGAACATTCCCATCAACTAAACATTCCTATAGTTTGTGTAGGTGCCGCTTTTGATTTCCACGCAGGCAACATCCCTCAAGCTCCACCCTGGATGCAACGCTTTGGTTTAGAATGGTTCTTCCGCCTTACTCAAGAGCCTATCCGACTCTGGCAGCGCTACTTATTGCTCAATCCTCTTTACCTAATTCTCTTGTTTTTACAGCTGAGCAAATTGCTTCCAGTTAAAGCTCCGACAGATTGA
- a CDS encoding class I SAM-dependent methyltransferase translates to MIKKSWRNFLNKYLWADRKDILAMQYLAPLSKTYLPWTSSSMRPSALVIVLNDIVINRRTCILECGGGISTFYMARLLKEKGGHLYTVEHDKEWAEILNWLLKQEGLSECVSVIPAPLVKTDLAINENLWYDTKIIGDIISGQKIDLLIVDGPLAYTKELMYARYPAVPYYKNFLATEYTIVLDDINRQGEQEILLKWEKELGILFQKRLADGNIGIGSSKRSFKI, encoded by the coding sequence ATGATTAAAAAATCCTGGCGTAATTTTCTCAACAAGTATCTGTGGGCCGATCGAAAAGATATCTTAGCGATGCAGTATTTAGCCCCACTATCTAAAACTTATTTGCCTTGGACTAGCTCATCCATGAGGCCAAGTGCTTTGGTGATAGTTTTGAATGATATTGTCATCAATCGCCGTACTTGTATCCTAGAGTGTGGAGGCGGGATATCTACTTTCTATATGGCTAGGTTGCTCAAGGAAAAAGGAGGACATTTATACACAGTTGAACATGATAAAGAATGGGCTGAAATTTTAAATTGGCTTCTCAAACAAGAAGGACTCAGTGAATGCGTATCGGTTATTCCAGCACCTTTAGTAAAGACTGATTTGGCCATAAATGAAAACCTTTGGTACGACACCAAAATAATAGGAGATATCATTTCTGGTCAAAAAATCGATCTCCTGATAGTTGATGGCCCACTAGCCTATACAAAAGAATTAATGTATGCCAGATATCCAGCAGTTCCATATTATAAAAATTTTCTCGCCACAGAGTATACGATCGTACTCGATGATATTAACAGACAGGGAGAACAGGAGATTTTGCTTAAATGGGAAAAAGAGCTAGGCATTTTATTTCAAAAACGTTTAGCAGATGGCAATATAGGCATTGGTAGCTCTAAACGTTCTTTCAAAATTTAA
- a CDS encoding class I SAM-dependent methyltransferase — translation MSVEKKLHIGCFDCVYPGWINTDITPHIFISKFPGLPFVLHRSKVLSNQRYQQHQQGIFSKVEYLDVGKKFPWPNETFSCAYTSHMMEHLYRETALNCISEVFRVLKKGGIFRVVVPDLDEMIKSYDPQDPEFFLTGFFEANEKLEKNRHHWHYNEKLLRKILLNTGFQEVIRCNYKEGRLPEVEVMDNRPNSLFMEAIK, via the coding sequence ATGAGCGTCGAAAAAAAGCTGCATATTGGATGTTTCGACTGCGTATATCCCGGCTGGATTAATACTGATATTACTCCCCACATTTTTATATCAAAATTTCCTGGTTTGCCTTTTGTGTTGCATCGGTCAAAAGTGCTTTCTAACCAGCGCTATCAGCAACATCAGCAAGGAATTTTTAGCAAAGTCGAATATCTAGATGTTGGGAAAAAGTTTCCTTGGCCTAACGAGACATTTTCTTGCGCCTATACATCTCACATGATGGAGCATTTGTATAGGGAAACGGCTTTAAATTGTATTTCCGAGGTGTTTCGCGTTCTCAAGAAGGGTGGCATATTTCGGGTAGTAGTTCCAGATTTGGATGAAATGATTAAAAGTTACGATCCCCAAGATCCTGAATTTTTTTTGACGGGATTTTTTGAAGCAAATGAAAAGTTAGAAAAGAATCGCCATCATTGGCATTACAATGAAAAATTGCTGCGAAAGATTCTGTTGAATACTGGGTTTCAGGAAGTGATAAGGTGTAATTACAAAGAAGGTCGTTTGCCAGAGGTGGAAGTGATGGATAATCGTCCGAATTCTCTGTTTATGGAAGCGATAAAGTAG
- a CDS encoding glycosyltransferase family 2 protein — translation MKSNSIAVLMSCYNRKQKTLDCLADLFSQVLPDTVNLTVYLVDDGSTDGTSEAVEQAYPNVKILHGDGNLFWNGGMRWAFAEAMKSDCDYYLWLNDDTLLYPQALNTLLATERRLAEQGHLRTIIVGSACDPETGKLTYGGMVQSSWWHPLKFQLVEPSEQPQPCHTFNGNCVLLPRSVVEIVGNLDEAFKHRVGDLDYGLRSLRQGCTIWVDPYYVGTCPRNINQPLRLRLEKLAQPKGLPPQEWKIFSSRHAGLFWPIYWLLPYIRLRLLSALGRED, via the coding sequence ATGAAAAGTAATAGCATAGCTGTACTCATGTCTTGCTATAACCGTAAGCAGAAAACCTTGGATTGTCTAGCTGATCTCTTCAGTCAGGTACTCCCAGACACGGTTAACCTCACCGTCTATCTCGTCGATGATGGTAGCACCGACGGCACAAGCGAAGCCGTGGAACAAGCTTATCCAAACGTAAAAATTCTTCACGGAGATGGCAACCTATTTTGGAATGGGGGGATGCGGTGGGCTTTTGCCGAAGCGATGAAATCCGACTGCGACTATTACCTTTGGCTTAACGATGATACTCTGCTGTATCCGCAAGCCTTAAATACTCTACTGGCAACCGAGCGTCGCCTAGCCGAGCAAGGTCATCTGCGTACTATCATAGTAGGTTCGGCTTGCGATCCTGAAACGGGTAAGCTCACCTACGGAGGTATGGTACAAAGTAGCTGGTGGCACCCCCTGAAATTTCAATTAGTAGAACCAAGCGAACAACCCCAACCTTGTCACACCTTCAATGGTAACTGCGTGCTTCTTCCGCGATCGGTAGTCGAAATAGTTGGGAACTTAGACGAAGCTTTTAAACATCGGGTGGGAGACTTAGACTATGGTTTGCGAAGCTTGCGACAAGGGTGTACTATTTGGGTAGATCCATACTATGTGGGAACCTGTCCCCGAAACATAAACCAACCCCTGCGCTTACGCTTGGAAAAATTGGCTCAACCCAAAGGCTTACCGCCCCAAGAGTGGAAAATATTTTCCAGCCGTCATGCAGGTCTGTTCTGGCCAATTTATTGGTTGTTACCCTATATAAGATTGCGTTTGTTATCAGCATTAGGAAGAGAAGACTAA
- a CDS encoding glycosyltransferase — translation MNSEQQKYKLALLVNTIAPYRLPIYQTLGSYFNLSIFHGGDEQNRSGWQNVESKLSNIKVKRSWGITLQWRQGKKGGTYDRRFTHITPGYLLDLWKFRPDAIVTNEMGFRSLAALIYGTIFGIPVWVWWGGTLHTEISRKLFKKALRRLFIPWVKHWISYGETSTEYLLSLGIPKNKILQIQNCVDEQLYLEPKAPKVQRETKPVFLYVGQMINRKGVDKLLEAAFKVQQEGHRFSLLLVGGGPEKTALEALAQKLNLQNVTFYPPQPPDVMPSIYCSADYLVFPTLEDVWGLVVNEALWSGVPVLSSIYAGCSKELLPSQNIFDPLNEDDFVATLKRALAGEVAYPDHSRLKTCAEVAEMIINDIKSVLK, via the coding sequence ATGAATTCAGAGCAGCAAAAATATAAACTAGCTCTTTTAGTGAACACGATCGCTCCCTATCGCCTGCCCATATATCAAACCCTGGGTTCATACTTCAACTTGAGTATCTTCCACGGCGGCGATGAGCAAAATAGATCTGGATGGCAGAACGTAGAAAGCAAACTTAGCAATATCAAAGTCAAACGTTCTTGGGGAATAACCCTACAGTGGCGTCAAGGGAAAAAGGGCGGAACTTACGATCGCCGCTTCACTCACATTACCCCTGGTTATCTGCTAGATTTGTGGAAATTTCGCCCGGATGCGATCGTTACCAATGAAATGGGTTTCCGCAGCTTAGCAGCTTTAATCTACGGCACAATCTTCGGCATTCCAGTTTGGGTTTGGTGGGGAGGAACGCTACATACCGAAATATCCAGAAAATTATTCAAAAAAGCTCTCCGCCGCTTGTTTATTCCCTGGGTGAAACACTGGATCAGCTATGGAGAAACCTCCACAGAGTACCTTTTGAGTCTGGGAATTCCCAAAAACAAAATATTGCAAATTCAAAACTGCGTTGATGAGCAATTGTATTTAGAGCCAAAAGCACCAAAAGTACAGCGCGAAACCAAACCCGTATTTCTGTATGTAGGACAGATGATCAACAGAAAAGGCGTTGATAAACTATTAGAAGCGGCCTTTAAAGTGCAGCAAGAAGGACACCGCTTTTCCCTCCTGTTGGTTGGCGGTGGGCCAGAAAAAACTGCTCTAGAAGCTTTAGCCCAAAAACTGAATTTGCAAAACGTAACCTTTTACCCTCCCCAACCGCCGGATGTTATGCCCAGTATTTATTGCAGCGCCGATTATCTGGTATTTCCCACCTTGGAAGATGTGTGGGGATTAGTTGTGAATGAAGCGCTTTGGTCTGGCGTTCCCGTGCTATCCTCAATCTATGCAGGTTGTTCTAAAGAACTGCTACCCAGCCAAAACATATTCGATCCCTTAAATGAAGATGATTTTGTAGCGACTTTGAAAAGAGCGTTGGCAGGTGAGGTGGCCTACCCTGACCACTCTAGACTGAAAACCTGTGCAGAAGTAGCGGAGATGATTATTAACGACATCAAAAGCGTCCTTAAATAA